A genomic window from Acidobacteriota bacterium includes:
- a CDS encoding toxin, translating to MGEKFAANPVTGTGSMSVPIVTSPGRSGFGPQLSLSYDSGSGNGPFGFGWSLSLPSIARKTDKGLPRYCDAEDSDVFILSGAEDLVPVYRQDLDGLWTAKHPACQRDPDGFWVRDQEGGLVIHEDERDGFRVRRYRPRIEGLVARIERWTKEGTGETHWRSITRDNVTTLYGKDDDSRIFNPSDGTRVFSWLICQSYDDKGNAIVYVYARENDAKVDRSQANERNRVRTANRYLKRIWYGNRKPNRDRATWQATDPRQLPSDTWVFEVVFDYDEGHYEEVDLSPAKPKANKHEYVLASPLPRSPWEVRPDPFSSYRAGVAELRTYRRVRRVLMFHHIPDLPTGEKGYDGLVRSTEFEYADLDYTKPITIEDELAHQGSTRFASFIRAVTQSGYVRDDTQGVVVRGGVPYSTYLKKSLPPLEFEYSKSTIQDQVLKLDAESLENLPGGLDGSTQWVDLEGEGVSGILKEEAGGWFYKPNLGGGRFGPLQTVASKPSMAALGQGRQQLLDLAGDGQLDLVTLAGSTPGFYERTYDEDWAPFRSFRQLPNIRWDDPNLRFVDLDGDGHADVLITEHDVFTWYPSLAEEGFGSARRVRQSWDEERGPHVVFADGTQSIYLADMCGDGLTDLVRIRNNEVCYWPLGGGKDGWFGPKVTLDNVRGFDHPDHFDHRRVRVADIDGSGTSDIIYLARDGVRLYFNQSGNRLSDARRLDSFPRVDNASSVTTADLFGNGTACLVWSSPLSANARQPLRCVDLMGSSSAFSRNDLVALPSLARKLTSPGRPVDSWLAGQLSGSTVAALATYHGVGTDPTPLQSALLQDLNRLLFGSSIYTPERFSGVGLRLETQTLVGQSPSGSDVVHLTRLLLEDAYPLELARFRCAKPHLLIKSVNNLGAETQVHYAPSTRFYLADKRGGRPWVTRLPFPVHVVERVVTRDRISGNQFVTRYAYHHGYFDGDAEREVRGFGMIEKWDTEEFAALNPGGQAPAGTNIEASSHVPPVLTKTWFHTGVYLGRAHVSNYFAGLLDANDAGEYYREPGLDNREASALLLDDTVLPDGLTLAEEREACRALKGSMLRQEVYALDGPGTAEYPHGHPYTVTEQNFTVRRLQPQGDNRHGIFFTHARESISYHYERDPADPRIGHALTLEVDEFGNVLKSAAVGYGRRKEIRLVDDERRVTKVPNPALNDLDPRDQEKQTKTLISYTENRSTNAVEADYDHRTPLPCESRTYEVTELIPPAEGNRFTFQEVLDAGTTATAIEYAKDPTAGRREKRLIEHVRTYYRRDNLAGPLPLGELHALASPFESYKLAFTPGLVAEVYGGRVGDAMLKDEGRYVHTEGDADWWIPSGQIFYSPNSGDASPRELAYARQHFFLPHRYRDPFHTNAVSTESLVSYDTYDLLVEETRDALGDVLGNRVTVGERNVDPVQPLVRRMQDYRVLQPALVMDPNRNLSAAAFDALGMVVGTAVMGKPEEVPVPGDRLTATFRRDLTQAEIDQFLANPRPIAATLLDDATTRSVYDLTAYWREPDPEQKTPAFAATLVRETHASEPVPVGGLRIKVSFSYSDGFGREIQKKIQAEPGPGPTRDPTGKIIAGADGQPVPTRKDMSPRWVGSGWTVFNNKGKPLRQYEPFFTDTHRFEFDVQIGVSPVLFYDPVERVVATLHPNHTWEKVVFDPWRQETWDVNDTVLVADPKTDTDVGDFFSRLTTANYLPTWHALRTNAANAAALAARYPDPADRTNETRTAEKTRVHAATPTVAHSDSLGRTFLTVARNKSKYSDTPSAAPPIEELHHTRIILDIEGNQREVIDAKDRVVMRCEYDMLGNRVHQASMEAGERWTLNDVAAKPLCAWDSRNHRLRTSYDPLRRPTGSFLQEGSAAELLVGRTTYGETRPNPEVANLRGQVVEILDQAGVAANTSFDFKGNSLRTQRQFARSAQSIPAYRTTVDWSAAVQLDTDTYSSRTRYDALNRPSQFIAPHSNQQGSTVNIIQKIYNEANLLEQVHAWLNQNAEPAGWLDPATANLHAVTNIDWDAKGQRRSIDRGCQDGRIIRTSYAYDPETFRLTHLYTRRGVDPLTGQAASFTNDCDNPQPPPATIAAPQNPPPGKSCGLQNLHYTYDPSGNITHIRDDALQTIYFKNKRVEPSAEYTYDAVYRLIEATGREHLGQVGGSPIPHSYNDAPRVGVLGGDLAGRFSPNDANVMGCYLERYAYDKVGNFRTMEHRGTDPVHPGWTRAYSHDEDSLTEPSIPAGAGTPAQPAKKSNRLSSTTVGGTTETYSTLGDGYDVHGNMLRMPHLQVMQWDFKDQLQMTQRQKVNVRDADGLHHQGERTWYVYDPAGQRVRKVTESGTGQVTNERIYLGGFEICRKNGVNPLVRETLHIMDDKERIALVETRTQGNEPGVPQQLPRYQFGNHLGSACLELDDHAQIISYEEYAPYGSTSYQAVRSQTETPKRYRYTGKERDEETGLYYHGARYYAGWIGRWIAADPAGPVVAPNVYAAMRNSPVTYKDDSGFEPQRHDRINFKSEVEKTPSHQRWQKGQAPPPAGSKSAPPAKGPPTAPIRVPSGGGPYVGVAELGVAGNRVPELPERPGLGRPATPLTTSEFIGPTPEVRWQVAIEAFPVAAANLYLLQESGKQSFESRRKERVATRASVLATLAPGEEARIDYFTRELNAKQTLEELGALKISVHSGVAPSDVADESEYIRRQMTRAEAEISDLEQQQGRCLSEAERQEILAAYPQAEAWNAEAERIEQEHEFEQRRIAQNEYLERQRQANPFFGLLESLVE from the coding sequence ACGCGACGGCTTCCGCGTGCGCCGGTATCGGCCACGCATCGAAGGGCTCGTTGCCCGCATCGAGCGCTGGACGAAAGAGGGAACCGGCGAGACTCACTGGCGCTCGATTACACGCGATAACGTGACGACGCTGTACGGGAAGGACGACGACTCGCGGATCTTCAACCCCTCTGACGGGACGCGCGTCTTCAGTTGGTTGATCTGCCAGAGCTACGACGACAAGGGCAACGCCATCGTCTACGTATACGCCAGGGAGAACGACGCGAAGGTGGACCGCAGCCAAGCCAACGAACGAAATCGTGTGCGGACGGCCAATCGCTACCTCAAGCGCATTTGGTACGGGAACCGGAAACCGAATCGCGATCGCGCAACCTGGCAGGCCACAGACCCACGTCAACTCCCCAGCGATACATGGGTGTTCGAAGTCGTCTTCGACTACGACGAGGGCCACTACGAGGAGGTCGATCTCAGCCCAGCGAAGCCGAAAGCCAACAAGCATGAGTATGTCCTGGCCTCACCCCTTCCGCGGAGTCCGTGGGAAGTCCGCCCGGACCCGTTCAGCTCCTATCGCGCCGGGGTCGCGGAGCTACGCACGTACCGTCGCGTCCGCCGGGTCCTCATGTTCCATCACATTCCCGACCTTCCTACGGGAGAGAAGGGCTACGACGGCCTGGTTCGGTCCACCGAGTTCGAATACGCCGACCTTGACTACACGAAGCCCATCACCATCGAAGACGAGCTGGCCCATCAGGGGAGCACCCGCTTCGCATCGTTCATTCGGGCCGTCACGCAGTCGGGATACGTGCGGGATGACACCCAGGGCGTAGTCGTGCGCGGAGGCGTCCCCTATTCCACGTACCTCAAGAAGTCCCTACCGCCGCTAGAATTCGAGTACAGCAAGTCGACCATCCAGGATCAGGTCCTCAAACTCGACGCTGAGAGTCTCGAGAACCTGCCCGGAGGGTTGGACGGATCGACACAGTGGGTGGACCTGGAGGGCGAGGGCGTCTCCGGGATCCTGAAGGAAGAGGCGGGTGGCTGGTTCTACAAGCCGAACCTGGGGGGTGGCCGCTTCGGGCCGCTCCAAACGGTCGCTTCCAAACCATCGATGGCAGCACTGGGCCAAGGCCGCCAGCAACTCCTCGACTTGGCGGGCGACGGACAGCTGGATCTGGTGACTCTCGCCGGTTCTACACCGGGCTTCTACGAGCGCACCTATGACGAGGATTGGGCACCGTTCCGGAGCTTCCGCCAGCTGCCCAACATCCGCTGGGATGACCCGAACCTTCGGTTTGTCGACCTGGATGGGGACGGCCATGCCGACGTTCTGATCACGGAGCACGATGTCTTCACTTGGTACCCGTCCCTGGCGGAAGAAGGATTTGGGTCTGCCCGAAGGGTCCGCCAATCCTGGGACGAAGAACGCGGCCCGCACGTCGTCTTCGCGGACGGCACGCAGTCCATCTACCTCGCCGACATGTGCGGCGACGGGCTCACCGACCTTGTTCGCATCCGTAACAACGAGGTGTGCTACTGGCCGTTGGGTGGGGGCAAGGACGGCTGGTTTGGCCCCAAGGTCACCTTGGACAACGTCCGAGGGTTCGATCATCCAGACCACTTCGACCACCGCCGCGTGCGTGTGGCCGACATCGACGGCTCGGGCACCAGCGACATCATCTACCTGGCTCGCGATGGAGTGCGTCTCTACTTCAACCAGTCGGGAAACCGGTTGAGCGACGCGCGCCGCCTGGACAGCTTCCCGCGTGTCGACAATGCCTCCTCAGTCACGACGGCTGACCTGTTTGGCAACGGCACCGCCTGTCTGGTGTGGTCGTCACCTCTATCTGCCAATGCACGCCAGCCACTGCGTTGCGTCGATCTAATGGGCTCTTCCTCTGCGTTTTCACGGAATGATCTCGTCGCTCTCCCCTCACTGGCACGCAAGTTGACAAGCCCGGGAAGACCGGTTGACTCCTGGCTTGCTGGTCAGTTGTCTGGGTCAACGGTCGCAGCACTCGCGACCTACCACGGCGTCGGAACTGACCCAACGCCGCTCCAAAGCGCTCTGCTACAGGATCTGAACCGGCTTCTCTTCGGCTCATCCATCTATACGCCTGAGCGCTTCTCCGGCGTAGGCTTGCGTCTTGAGACTCAGACACTGGTCGGCCAAAGCCCCAGCGGAAGCGATGTCGTACACCTCACTCGACTTCTGCTGGAAGACGCTTACCCGCTGGAGCTGGCGAGGTTCCGCTGCGCTAAGCCCCATCTCCTGATCAAGTCGGTCAACAACCTTGGTGCGGAGACACAGGTTCACTACGCGCCCTCGACGCGCTTCTACTTGGCGGACAAGCGCGGTGGCCGGCCGTGGGTGACGCGCCTGCCTTTCCCTGTGCACGTCGTCGAGCGTGTCGTCACTCGCGATCGCATCAGTGGCAACCAGTTCGTCACGCGCTATGCGTACCACCATGGCTACTTCGACGGCGATGCCGAGCGTGAGGTGCGCGGCTTCGGCATGATAGAGAAATGGGACACCGAGGAATTCGCCGCCCTCAACCCCGGTGGTCAGGCGCCTGCAGGAACCAACATCGAGGCGTCCTCCCATGTGCCACCGGTTCTCACGAAGACATGGTTCCACACCGGCGTGTACCTCGGGCGCGCCCACGTCTCCAACTACTTCGCTGGCCTCCTCGACGCCAACGATGCTGGGGAGTACTACCGCGAGCCTGGTTTGGACAATCGCGAGGCGAGTGCGCTCCTGCTCGACGACACCGTTCTGCCCGATGGCTTGACTCTCGCCGAGGAGCGCGAAGCCTGTCGTGCGCTCAAGGGCTCCATGCTGCGCCAAGAAGTCTACGCCCTAGACGGGCCCGGCACGGCGGAATACCCCCACGGACATCCCTACACCGTCACGGAGCAGAACTTCACTGTTCGCAGGCTACAACCCCAGGGAGACAATCGTCACGGCATCTTCTTCACGCACGCGCGTGAATCGATCAGCTACCACTACGAGCGCGACCCAGCCGACCCGCGTATCGGTCACGCGCTGACGCTCGAAGTGGACGAATTCGGCAACGTGCTCAAGTCCGCTGCGGTTGGATACGGGCGCCGCAAGGAGATTCGCCTTGTCGACGATGAGCGAAGAGTGACGAAGGTGCCGAATCCCGCCTTGAACGACCTTGATCCAAGAGACCAAGAGAAGCAGACAAAGACCCTCATCAGCTACACCGAGAACCGGTCCACCAACGCCGTCGAGGCCGACTACGATCACCGCACGCCCCTCCCCTGCGAATCGCGCACGTACGAGGTCACCGAGTTGATTCCTCCTGCGGAAGGGAACCGCTTCACCTTCCAGGAGGTTCTCGATGCTGGGACGACGGCGACCGCCATCGAGTACGCGAAGGACCCGACCGCCGGACGGCGCGAGAAGCGCCTGATCGAGCACGTGCGCACTTACTACCGGCGAGACAACCTGGCCGGGCCGTTGCCGCTGGGCGAGCTGCACGCTCTGGCGTCGCCCTTTGAAAGCTACAAGCTCGCCTTCACGCCGGGGTTGGTCGCGGAAGTGTACGGTGGCCGGGTTGGCGACGCTATGCTCAAGGACGAAGGCCGCTACGTGCACACCGAGGGCGACGCCGACTGGTGGATTCCCTCCGGGCAGATCTTCTACTCCCCAAACTCGGGCGATGCCTCGCCTCGGGAGTTGGCGTACGCCCGGCAGCATTTCTTTCTGCCGCACCGCTACCGCGACCCCTTCCACACCAATGCAGTCAGTACCGAAAGCCTCGTCTCTTACGATACCTATGACCTCCTCGTCGAGGAGACGCGCGATGCTCTAGGAGATGTCCTGGGAAACCGCGTCACCGTCGGGGAACGCAATGTCGACCCGGTGCAGCCACTCGTTCGTCGCATGCAGGACTATCGGGTCCTGCAGCCCGCGCTGGTTATGGACCCCAACCGCAACCTCTCTGCCGCAGCCTTCGACGCTCTCGGCATGGTCGTTGGCACCGCGGTGATGGGGAAGCCGGAGGAGGTTCCGGTCCCCGGCGACCGACTGACCGCAACGTTCCGCCGGGACCTGACTCAGGCGGAGATCGACCAGTTCCTCGCGAATCCCAGACCGATCGCAGCCACGCTGCTCGACGACGCCACTACTCGCTCCGTCTATGACCTGACCGCCTACTGGCGTGAGCCCGATCCGGAACAGAAGACACCCGCTTTCGCCGCGACCCTCGTCCGCGAGACACATGCTAGCGAACCGGTGCCCGTTGGCGGCCTGCGGATCAAAGTCAGCTTCTCCTACTCCGACGGATTCGGGCGCGAGATCCAGAAGAAGATCCAGGCCGAGCCGGGACCCGGTCCCACGCGCGACCCGACAGGCAAGATCATCGCGGGCGCGGATGGCCAGCCGGTCCCGACCCGGAAGGACATGAGCCCGCGCTGGGTGGGGAGCGGCTGGACCGTCTTCAACAACAAGGGCAAGCCCTTGCGCCAGTACGAGCCCTTCTTCACCGATACCCACCGCTTTGAGTTCGACGTCCAGATCGGCGTCAGCCCCGTGCTCTTCTACGACCCGGTCGAGCGCGTGGTCGCCACCCTCCACCCCAACCACACCTGGGAGAAGGTGGTCTTCGACCCGTGGCGGCAGGAGACCTGGGATGTCAATGACACCGTGCTTGTGGCCGACCCGAAGACCGATACCGATGTGGGCGACTTCTTCAGCCGCCTGACGACTGCCAACTATCTGCCCACGTGGCATGCTCTCCGCACCAATGCGGCCAATGCGGCTGCCCTCGCGGCGCGGTATCCCGATCCCGCCGATCGCACCAACGAGACACGGACGGCAGAGAAGACGAGGGTTCACGCCGCGACACCCACCGTCGCCCACTCCGACTCGCTCGGCCGCACGTTCCTCACCGTCGCACGCAACAAGTCCAAGTACAGCGACACGCCCTCAGCCGCTCCGCCCATCGAAGAACTCCATCACACCCGGATCATCCTCGACATCGAAGGCAACCAGCGCGAGGTCATCGACGCAAAGGACCGGGTCGTCATGCGCTGCGAGTACGACATGCTCGGCAACCGAGTTCATCAAGCCAGCATGGAAGCGGGCGAGCGCTGGACGCTGAACGACGTGGCCGCCAAGCCGCTCTGCGCCTGGGACAGCCGTAACCACCGGTTGCGCACCTCCTACGACCCATTGCGGCGGCCAACGGGCTCCTTCCTGCAAGAGGGCTCGGCTGCCGAACTCCTGGTGGGGCGGACGACGTACGGTGAGACTCGCCCGAACCCGGAAGTCGCCAACCTGCGAGGCCAGGTGGTTGAAATCCTGGATCAGGCAGGCGTTGCCGCGAACACCAGTTTCGACTTCAAAGGCAACTCGCTCCGCACTCAGCGCCAGTTTGCCAGGTCTGCCCAGTCAATCCCTGCCTACAGGACCACCGTGGATTGGTCGGCTGCTGTTCAGTTGGACACCGACACCTACTCGAGTCGCACTCGGTACGACGCACTTAACCGCCCTTCCCAGTTCATTGCGCCCCACAGCAATCAGCAGGGCAGCACCGTCAACATCATCCAGAAGATCTACAACGAGGCCAACCTGCTGGAGCAGGTGCACGCCTGGCTCAACCAGAACGCCGAACCAGCAGGCTGGCTTGATCCAGCCACCGCGAACCTCCATGCGGTGACGAACATCGACTGGGATGCCAAGGGACAGCGAAGGTCCATCGATCGTGGTTGCCAAGACGGCAGGATCATCAGGACGAGCTACGCCTACGACCCCGAGACCTTCCGCCTGACACACCTGTACACGCGTCGCGGAGTGGATCCTCTAACGGGGCAAGCCGCGTCGTTCACCAACGATTGCGACAACCCCCAACCTCCCCCTGCGACCATTGCGGCACCCCAGAATCCGCCACCCGGCAAGTCGTGCGGCCTGCAGAATCTTCACTACACCTACGACCCGTCCGGCAACATCACCCACATCCGCGACGATGCCCTGCAGACCATCTACTTCAAGAACAAGCGCGTCGAACCGAGTGCGGAGTACACGTACGATGCCGTCTACCGGCTGATCGAGGCCACGGGGCGCGAACACCTGGGGCAAGTCGGTGGATCGCCGATTCCTCACTCCTACAACGACGCGCCACGAGTGGGCGTTCTCGGTGGCGATCTGGCGGGGCGTTTCAGTCCCAACGACGCCAACGTGATGGGGTGCTACCTGGAGCGTTACGCCTACGACAAGGTCGGCAATTTCCGGACGATGGAGCACCGCGGGACTGATCCGGTTCATCCGGGCTGGACGCGGGCCTACAGTCACGACGAAGACAGCCTCACCGAGCCGTCAATCCCGGCTGGTGCCGGTACACCAGCGCAACCGGCGAAGAAGAGCAATCGCCTGAGCAGCACGACCGTCGGAGGCACGACCGAGACGTACAGCACCCTCGGCGACGGGTACGACGTGCACGGCAACATGTTGCGCATGCCGCACCTGCAGGTCATGCAATGGGACTTCAAAGACCAGCTGCAAATGACGCAACGCCAGAAGGTCAACGTTAGGGACGCGGACGGGCTGCACCACCAAGGCGAGCGGACCTGGTATGTCTACGATCCCGCCGGGCAGCGCGTGCGCAAGGTGACTGAGTCAGGCACGGGCCAGGTCACAAACGAGCGCATCTATCTGGGTGGCTTCGAGATCTGTCGCAAGAACGGCGTGAACCCCCTCGTGCGTGAGACGCTGCACATCATGGACGACAAGGAACGCATCGCCCTGGTGGAAACGCGTACACAGGGCAACGAGCCGGGCGTACCGCAGCAACTTCCGCGCTACCAATTCGGCAACCACCTCGGCTCGGCCTGCCTGGAATTGGACGACCACGCGCAGATCATTTCCTACGAGGAGTACGCGCCCTATGGCAGCACGTCGTATCAGGCGGTGCGCAGTCAGACGGAGACTCCGAAGCGGTATCGCTACACGGGCAAGGAACGGGATGAGGAGACGGGCCTGTACTACCACGGAGCGAGGTACTACGCGGGGTGGATCGGGAGGTGGATAGCTGCGGATCCCGCGGGACCGGTCGTCGCGCCGAATGTGTACGCGGCGATGCGCAACTCTCCGGTCACCTACAAGGACGACTCCGGGTTCGAGCCACAGCGCCATGATCGGATCAACTTCAAGAGCGAAGTGGAGAAGACGCCGTCCCACCAGCGCTGGCAAAAGGGTCAAGCGCCACCGCCTGCAGGTAGCAAGTCAGCTCCGCCGGCCAAGGGACCGCCCACGGCGCCCATCAGGGTGCCGTCAGGTGGGGGTCCTTACGTCGGCGTAGCCGAACTCGGCGTGGCCGGGAATCGCGTGCCCGAGCTCCCCGAGCGCCCGGGCCTTGGTCGGCCGGCTACCCCGCTGACAACGTCGGAGTTCATCGGCCCTACGCCGGAGGTCAGGTGGCAGGTGGCGATTGAAGCCTTCCCTGTCGCGGCTGCGAATCTCTACCTGCTGCAGGAGAGCGGTAAGCAGAGCTTCGAGTCGCGTCGGAAGGAGCGGGTCGCCACCCGCGCAAGTGTCTTGGCGACTCTAGCTCCAGGAGAGGAGGCCAGAATCGACTACTTCACACGGGAGCTCAACGCCAAGCAGACCCTGGAGGAGCTGGGTGCTCTGAAGATCAGCGTGCACAGCGGTGTCGCGCCGAGCGATGTCGCTGACGAGAGTGAGTACATTCGCCGCCAGATGACACGCGCTGAAGCTGAAATCAGCGATCTCGAACAGCAACAGGGAAGGTGTCTCTCGGAGGCGGAGCGGCAGGAGATCCTCGCCGCCTATCCACAGGCGGAGGCGTGGAACGCTGAAGCAGAACGTATTGAACAAGAGCACGAATTCGAACAACGGCGCATCGCCCAGAATGAGTACCTGGAGCGCCAGCGACAAGCCAATCCTTTCTTCGGGCTCCTTGAATCGCTTGTCGAGTGA